In Streptococcus gallolyticus subsp. gallolyticus DSM 16831, the sequence AACATTTACGCATCTGTAACACATAATATCTCACAAAAATCAACTGCTAAAAATGCTAAAACAAAAGCTGTTCTTAACCAAGCGGTTGCTGATTTGTCAAAAGCTGCCTCAATTGTTCACCAAGTTCATTGGTATATGCGTGGAGCAGGCTTCTATTACTTGCATCCAAAAATGGACGAATTGATGGACGGTCTTAACGCTTCATTGGACGAAATGAGTGAACGTTTGATTACAATCGGTGGTGCTCCATATTCAACGTTGAAAGAATTTGACGAAAATTCTAAACTTGAAGAAACAACTGGTTCATTTGATAAAACAATGGATGAACATTTGGCACGTTTGGTTGACGTTTATACTTACTTGTCAGCACTTTACCAAGTTGGGCTTGATGTCACTGACGAAGAAGGTGACGCACCTTCTAACGATATTTTCACAGCTGCCCA encodes:
- a CDS encoding Dps family protein, translating into MTQTITENIYASVTHNISQKSTAKNAKTKAVLNQAVADLSKAASIVHQVHWYMRGAGFYYLHPKMDELMDGLNASLDEMSERLITIGGAPYSTLKEFDENSKLEETTGSFDKTMDEHLARLVDVYTYLSALYQVGLDVTDEEGDAPSNDIFTAAQADAEKTIWMLQAERGQAPGIK